In the genome of Streptomyces pactum, one region contains:
- a CDS encoding ArsR/SmtB family transcription factor, translated as MSNPKALPLLEEGSAAAVPCCPPLTERPLSAEEAERTAKMFKALGDPVRLRLFSAVASHEGGEACVCDISDVGVSQPTVSHHLKKLKEAGLLTSERRGTWVYYRVEPSVLAAMGQLLVPATTG; from the coding sequence ATGTCGAACCCGAAGGCACTGCCGTTGCTGGAGGAGGGGTCCGCGGCCGCGGTGCCCTGCTGCCCGCCGCTGACCGAGCGCCCGCTGAGCGCCGAGGAGGCCGAGCGGACCGCGAAGATGTTCAAGGCGCTCGGTGACCCGGTCCGGCTCCGCCTGTTCTCCGCGGTGGCCTCGCACGAGGGCGGCGAGGCGTGCGTGTGCGACATCTCCGACGTCGGTGTCTCCCAGCCCACGGTCTCGCACCACCTGAAGAAGCTGAAGGAGGCCGGGCTGCTCACCTCCGAGCGGCGCGGCACCTGGGTGTACTACCGGGTCGAGCCGTCCGTGCTGGCCGCGATGGGACAACTGCTCGTCCCCGCCACCACGGGGTGA